Genomic DNA from Schistocerca serialis cubense isolate TAMUIC-IGC-003099 chromosome 5, iqSchSeri2.2, whole genome shotgun sequence:
TGGGGTTGCCTCTGCCGCAGCCTCGGCCTTACCAGCATCTGGGGTTGCCTCTGCCGCAGCCTCGGCCTTACCAGCATCTGGCGTCACCTCCACCACAGCCTTACCATCTGACGTTGCCTCTGCCGTATCCTTGGCCTTACCACCATCTGGCGTGACTTCTGCTGCAGCCTCGGCCTTAATACAATCTGGTATCACTTCTGCAGCAACCTCATCCTTACTACCATCGGGCATCACTTCTGCAGCAGCCTCATCCTTACCATCATCTGACATTGTCTTCACTGCAGTGTCAGCCTTACCACCATCTGGGATCACCTGCGCCGCAACCTCGGCCTTACCACTGGAGGATGCCTTCACTGCAGCCTTGGCATTGCCATCATTTGAGGATGCCTTCACTGCAGCCTCAGAACCATCCGAGATTGCCTCCACTGTAGGCTCAGCTTTACCACTACATGGTGTTGCCTCTGCTGTAACCTCAGCCTTACCATCATGTGGAATTGCTTCCCTTACATCCTCGGCCTTACTGTCATCTACGGCTGCCTCCATCATAGTCTCAGTTGCCTCCAAAGCAACCTCAATCTTACCTCCATCTACGGCTGCTGGAGCCTTGGTCTCACTTGAGGGCAAAGCTGCTTTACCTTTAACCCCATCTGTTGCTGGAGAAATATCAGTTCCTACCCCACTGACTAGTGCACTCTCCTGTGCAACTTCTTTATCTTTTTGTTCTGATTCATCCTTACTTTTGAGGTCTTCTGTGCGTGCAGGTGTCAGATCTTCTGTTTCCATTGGTTCAGTCTTATTTACTTCGGATTCAGTCTTTTTAGTGACAGGTTCAGCTTCAACAGGTTTTAGGGATTCAGTCTTACTAACTGGAGCAGATTCAGAGTTATCAGTAGTGACACATTCAGTCTTTGCACAAATGTTTTCAGTCTTTTCTGTATGTGTACATTCAGTCTTATTTGGCAGCTCAGCTGTGTTAAGTAATGTGGATTCAGTCTTTTCAGTCAGAGATTCTACCTTTGTCTTACTGTCAGTAGCATCAGATGAGAGAGATTCTGTACCATCCTTACCAGATGGATGAGGTGAGTCATCACAAATATTGCTGTCATGTTCTCCCATTTCAGTCTTATCACAAAGCTTGGCCTTATCACTGCCAGCCAATTTAATATCAGTCTTACCATCAGGAACTACAGTGTCATTACCAGTGATTGGCAAGTTCTTAGCTTCAGGACTAGGACACTTTTCCGAAGATGAACTgctattctttttttcatttaatattgcATCTTTCGAATTTGTAGAGTTATCACTATTTGTTTTTATTGGAGTATCAATATTATTAGCATCAGATTTAGAGAGACTGTCTTTAGGACATTTGGGCCCATTGGTTTCTACCTGGTTATCAATATTCACATCCAACTTATCTGCACCATTTATTTCCAATGTATCTGTATTTGTTTCATTTGACTTTTTTTGCTCCGTAATTGCAACAGTACCCTTATCAGCAAGTACCTCACTACCAGTTTTCTTAGTACTGCTAAGATCATTGCTCACATTATCTTTGTCTTTGCAGCTGGTCTGATTTGCTTCTTCAATGCTGTCACACTGTTCCACAGCTGTTTGCTTCATGGAATCTGGCTGTACTACAGCCTCAACCATCTCAGTACTACTTACCCCTTCAGCTGCTTTTGATGTTTGAGTTTTATCAGCAATTGGCTCTTCTTGCATTTCCACATCCTGCATACTAGATACATCAACTACAGCAgaattttcctttccctgttctaATGTTTCCTCTTCAGATTTCTTTCTTCTCTTCACAGATGTTTCAAATACAATGTCATCAAATGACTTTATTACTGGAAACTCAAGTTTATCTTCATCTGTAATAGGAAGGTTTCCTTCTCTGACCACAATGACAGCCTGTAAGCCTGCTGATTTTGCTGCTCTTGCTTCTGTAATGGAATGAAAGACTAATTAAAATTCTGCCCCAACAGTAGGCCCAGTACACTTCACAGTAGCAAacataccaatttttatttttaatgtttgtcaCTGGCAGAACTTCAGGAACATAAACATAACAAGTTAGAGATAAG
This window encodes:
- the LOC126480828 gene encoding enolase-phosphatase E1 isoform X5, which produces MTTTSEKRANETDDVYYKANVVLVDIEGTTTSIDFVKNTLFPYVRKNLDVYLKSKWNDAEFKEDLKLLREQSKQDEADGTEGFVKIPEGVSEDISEDVKKNVLWQMDLDRKTKALKQLQGHIWRDAYKKGEVKAHVYPDVAPALKSWKQSGKDIYVYSSGSVEAQKLLFGHTQDGDLLELFSGYFDTAVGPKVEESSYSNIVKSLKCRSEEIIFFTDVPKEARAAKSAGLQAVIVVREGNLPITDEDKLEFPVIKSFDDIVFETSVKRRKKSEEETLEQGKENSAVVDVSSMQDVEMQEEPIADKTQTSKAAEGVSSTEMVEAVVQPDSMKQTAVEQCDSIEEANQTSCKDKDNVSNDLSSTKKTGSEVLADKGTVAITEQKKSNETNTDTLEINGADKLDVNIDNQVETNGPKCPKDSLSKSDANNIDTPIKTNSDNSTNSKDAILNEKKNSSSSSEKCPSPEAKNLPITGNDTVVPDGKTDIKLAGSDKAKLCDKTEMGEHDSNICDDSPHPSGKDGTESLSSDATDSKTKVESLTEKTESTLLNTAELPNKTECTHTEKTENICAKTECVTTDNSESAPVSKTESLKPVEAEPVTKKTESEVNKTEPMETEDLTPARTEDLKSKDESEQKDKEVAQESALVSGVGTDISPATDGVKGKAALPSSETKAPAAVDGGKIEVALEATETMMEAAVDDSKAEDVREAIPHDGKAEVTAEATPCSGKAEPTVEAISDGSEAAVKASSNDGNAKAAVKASSSGKAEVAAQVIPDGGKADTAVKTMSDDGKDEAAAEVMPDGSKDEVAAEVIPDCIKAEAAAEVTPDGGKAKDTAEATSDGKAVVEVTPDAGKAEAAATPDAGKAEAAATPDAGKAEAAAEATPDAGNVEVVTEATPDSAKVEAAVDATPDSAKVEAAVDATPDSAKVEAAVDATPDSAKVEAAVDATPDDGKAETAVEVTPEDNMMEAAPNSCNTDSVTEADPTGDKAEVNGGNATKVISDVKANSVASVTEIKADNKTDVPMEDVEPMVTDDTERMSTEKAEPVIKDESEPMVTDEAESVATDEAKPDTEGAKNSSSDAEHMVTEDPEPMVTDDEPMATNKDEAVNSTVKDDGNDKPKATQAERETAADEESSKCTKDAPIDSTPVVDNANCNSVNKDIAIKKENDPAGTGKLDAVSTAKDDILETKTESSNNENKISEAQGQNVADNVKETENELKEGKKNVNSCVENGESTEKTENTSEKLKVAVESTNKVADNVVST
- the LOC126480828 gene encoding enolase-phosphatase E1 isoform X1, encoding MTTTSEKRANETDDVYYKANVVLVDIEGTTTSIDFVKNTLFPYVRKNLDVYLKSKWNDAEFKEDLKLLREQSKQDEADGTEGFVKIPEGVSEDISEDVKKNVLWQMDLDRKTKALKQLQGHIWRDAYKKGEVKAHVYPDVAPALKSWKQSGKDIYVYSSGSVEAQKLLFGHTQDGDLLELFSGYFDTAVGPKVEESSYSNIVKSLKCRSEEIIFFTDVPKEARAAKSAGLQAVIVVREGNLPITDEDKLEFPVIKSFDDIVFETSVKRRKKSEEETLEQGKENSAVVDVSSMQDVEMQEEPIADKTQTSKAAEGVSSTEMVEAVVQPDSMKQTAVEQCDSIEEANQTSCKDKDNVSNDLSSTKKTGSEVLADKGTVAITEQKKSNETNTDTLEINGADKLDVNIDNQVETNGPKCPKDSLSKSDANNIDTPIKTNSDNSTNSKDAILNEKKNSSSSSEKCPSPEAKNLPITGNDTVVPDGKTDIKLAGSDKAKLCDKTEMGEHDSNICDDSPHPSGKDGTESLSSDATDSKTKVESLTEKTESTLLNTAELPNKTECTHTEKTENICAKTECVTTDNSESAPVSKTESLKPVEAEPVTKKTESEVNKTEPMETEDLTPARTEDLKSKDESEQKDKEVAQESALVSGVGTDISPATDGVKGKAALPSSETKAPAAVDGGKIEVALEATETMMEAAVDDSKAEDVREAIPHDGKAEVTAEATPCSGKAEPTVEAISDGSEAAVKASSNDGNAKAAVKASSSGKAEVAAQVIPDGGKADTAVKTMSDDGKDEAAAEVMPDGSKDEVAAEVIPDCIKAEAAAEVTPDGGKAKDTAEATSDGKAVVEVTPDAGKAEAAAEATPDAGKAEAAAEATPDAGKAEAAAEATPDAGKAEAAAEATPDAGKAEAAATPDAGKAEAAAEATPDAGNVEVVTEATPDSAKVEAAVDATPDSAKVEAAVDATPDSAKVEAAVDATPDSAKVEAAVDATPDDGKAETAVEVTPEDNMMEAAPNSCNTDSVTEADPTGDKAEVNGGNATKVISDVKANSVASVTEIKADNKTDVPMEDVEPMVTDDTERMSTEKAEPVIKDESEPMVTDEAESVATDEAKPDTEGAKNSSSDAEHMVTEDPEPMVTDDEPMATNKDEAVNSTVKDDGNDKPKATQAERETAADEESSKCTKDAPIDSTPVVDNANCNSVNKDIAIKKENDPAGTGKLDAVSTAKDDILETKTESSNNENKISEAQGQNVADNVKETENELKEGKKNVNSCVENGESTEKTENTSEKLKVAVESTNKVADNVVST
- the LOC126480828 gene encoding enolase-phosphatase E1 isoform X4, whose product is MTTTSEKRANETDDVYYKANVVLVDIEGTTTSIDFVKNTLFPYVRKNLDVYLKSKWNDAEFKEDLKLLREQSKQDEADGTEGFVKIPEGVSEDISEDVKKNVLWQMDLDRKTKALKQLQGHIWRDAYKKGEVKAHVYPDVAPALKSWKQSGKDIYVYSSGSVEAQKLLFGHTQDGDLLELFSGYFDTAVGPKVEESSYSNIVKSLKCRSEEIIFFTDVPKEARAAKSAGLQAVIVVREGNLPITDEDKLEFPVIKSFDDIVFETSVKRRKKSEEETLEQGKENSAVVDVSSMQDVEMQEEPIADKTQTSKAAEGVSSTEMVEAVVQPDSMKQTAVEQCDSIEEANQTSCKDKDNVSNDLSSTKKTGSEVLADKGTVAITEQKKSNETNTDTLEINGADKLDVNIDNQVETNGPKCPKDSLSKSDANNIDTPIKTNSDNSTNSKDAILNEKKNSSSSSEKCPSPEAKNLPITGNDTVVPDGKTDIKLAGSDKAKLCDKTEMGEHDSNICDDSPHPSGKDGTESLSSDATDSKTKVESLTEKTESTLLNTAELPNKTECTHTEKTENICAKTECVTTDNSESAPVSKTESLKPVEAEPVTKKTESEVNKTEPMETEDLTPARTEDLKSKDESEQKDKEVAQESALVSGVGTDISPATDGVKGKAALPSSETKAPAAVDGGKIEVALEATETMMEAAVDDSKAEDVREAIPHDGKAEVTAEATPCSGKAEPTVEAISDGSEAAVKASSNDGNAKAAVKASSSGKAEVAAQVIPDGGKADTAVKTMSDDGKDEAAAEVMPDGSKDEVAAEVIPDCIKAEAAAEVTPDGGKAKDTAEATSDGKAVVEVTPDAGKAEAAAEATPDAGKAEAAAEATPDAGKAEAAAEATPDAGKAEAAAEATPDAGKAEAAATPDAGKAEAAAEATPDAGNVEVVTEATPDSAKVEAAVDATPDDGKAETAVEVTPEDNMMEAAPNSCNTDSVTEADPTGDKAEVNGGNATKVISDVKANSVASVTEIKADNKTDVPMEDVEPMVTDDTERMSTEKAEPVIKDESEPMVTDEAESVATDEAKPDTEGAKNSSSDAEHMVTEDPEPMVTDDEPMATNKDEAVNSTVKDDGNDKPKATQAERETAADEESSKCTKDAPIDSTPVVDNANCNSVNKDIAIKKENDPAGTGKLDAVSTAKDDILETKTESSNNENKISEAQGQNVADNVKETENELKEGKKNVNSCVENGESTEKTENTSEKLKVAVESTNKVADNVVST
- the LOC126480828 gene encoding enolase-phosphatase E1 isoform X3 gives rise to the protein MTTTSEKRANETDDVYYKANVVLVDIEGTTTSIDFVKNTLFPYVRKNLDVYLKSKWNDAEFKEDLKLLREQSKQDEADGTEGFVKIPEGVSEDISEDVKKNVLWQMDLDRKTKALKQLQGHIWRDAYKKGEVKAHVYPDVAPALKSWKQSGKDIYVYSSGSVEAQKLLFGHTQDGDLLELFSGYFDTAVGPKVEESSYSNIVKSLKCRSEEIIFFTDVPKEARAAKSAGLQAVIVVREGNLPITDEDKLEFPVIKSFDDIVFETSVKRRKKSEEETLEQGKENSAVVDVSSMQDVEMQEEPIADKTQTSKAAEGVSSTEMVEAVVQPDSMKQTAVEQCDSIEEANQTSCKDKDNVSNDLSSTKKTGSEVLADKGTVAITEQKKSNETNTDTLEINGADKLDVNIDNQVETNGPKCPKDSLSKSDANNIDTPIKTNSDNSTNSKDAILNEKKNSSSSSEKCPSPEAKNLPITGNDTVVPDGKTDIKLAGSDKAKLCDKTEMGEHDSNICDDSPHPSGKDGTESLSSDATDSKTKVESLTEKTESTLLNTAELPNKTECTHTEKTENICAKTECVTTDNSESAPVSKTESLKPVEAEPVTKKTESEVNKTEPMETEDLTPARTEDLKSKDESEQKDKEVAQESALVSGVGTDISPATDGVKGKAALPSSETKAPAAVDGGKIEVALEATETMMEAAVDDSKAEDVREAIPHDGKAEVTAEATPCSGKAEPTVEAISDGSEAAVKASSNDGNAKAAVKASSSGKAEVAAQVIPDGGKADTAVKTMSDDGKDEAAAEVMPDGSKDEVAAEVIPDCIKAEAAAEVTPDGGKAKDTAEATSDGKAVVEVTPDAGKAEAAAEATPDAGKAEAAATPDAGKAEAAATPDAGKAEAAAEATPDAGNVEVVTEATPDSAKVEAAVDATPDSAKVEAAVDATPDSAKVEAAVDATPDSAKVEAAVDATPDDGKAETAVEVTPEDNMMEAAPNSCNTDSVTEADPTGDKAEVNGGNATKVISDVKANSVASVTEIKADNKTDVPMEDVEPMVTDDTERMSTEKAEPVIKDESEPMVTDEAESVATDEAKPDTEGAKNSSSDAEHMVTEDPEPMVTDDEPMATNKDEAVNSTVKDDGNDKPKATQAERETAADEESSKCTKDAPIDSTPVVDNANCNSVNKDIAIKKENDPAGTGKLDAVSTAKDDILETKTESSNNENKISEAQGQNVADNVKETENELKEGKKNVNSCVENGESTEKTENTSEKLKVAVESTNKVADNVVST